Proteins from one Sarcophilus harrisii chromosome 2, mSarHar1.11, whole genome shotgun sequence genomic window:
- the WFDC5 gene encoding WAP four-disulfide core domain protein 5 yields the protein MRAQGLLLLAALLALGSQPPGTGGWRKHEKSGGCPPDDEPCLQAIPDQCMGDHHCPMGKKCCFRSCFLQCLPKVKVKQGRCPTDPMHCLSPIQHLCNVDQDCSGKKRCCPGACGRDCRDPAKG from the exons ATGAGGGCCCAAGGCCTTCTTCTCTTGGCAGCCCTGTTGGCCCTGGGCAGCCAGCCGCCTGGTACAGGAGGCTGGAGGAAGCATG AGAAATCAGGGGGCTGCCCACCAGATGATGAGCCATGCCTTCAAGCCATCCCAGACCAGTGCATGGGGGACCACCACTGCCCAATGGGGAAAAAGTGCTGCTTTCGGTCCTGCTTCCTCCAGTGCCTGCCCAAAGTCAAGG TAAAGCAGGGCCGGTGCCCCACAGACCCAATGCACTGCCTCAGCCCCATCCAGCACCTGTGCAACGTGGACCAGGACTGTTCTGGCAAGAAGCGGTGCTGTCCAGGAGCCTGTGGCCGAGACTGCAGGGACCCTGCCAAAG gCTAA
- the KCNS1 gene encoding potassium voltage-gated channel subfamily S member 1 translates to MVSESPGGLWRPGLPGEALNVNVGGVRRRLSPRALAQFPDTRLGRLQAAASEEQARQLCDDYDPSEREFYFDRHPGFFLCLLHFYRTGRLHVLEELCVFAFGQEAEYWGLGDCFLAACCSGRYHERRLERHRRSWDEESDVSSVDTSPDEISDFNQDLRRYRAVRCGQLRKRLWLTMENPGYSLPSKLFSCVSIGVVLVSIAAMCIHSLPEYQDRDEDDVAVANPLLLRLEYFCIAWFSFEVASRLLLAPSLPRFFRHPLNLIDIVSVLPFYLTLLVSLLLGRSSKLGSMGKVVQVFRLMRIFRVLKLARHSTGLRSLGATLKHSYREVGILLLYLAVGVSVFSGVAYTAEKEEDVGFDTIPACWWWGTVSMTTVGYGDVVPVTVAGKLAASGCILGGILVVALPITIIFNKFSHFYRRQKALEAAVRNSDHQEASLSVDASSTKEGPSQTSNETSQEENFQEPRPRASDVALMS, encoded by the exons ATGGTCAGCGAATCTCCCGGCGGCCTCTGGCGGCCGGGGCTGCCCGGGGAGGCGCTCAACGTGAACGTGGGCGGCGTGCGGCGGCGGCTGAGCCCGCGGGCGCTGGCGCAGTTCCCCGACACGCGGCTGGGCCGCCTGCAGGCCGCCGCGTCGGAGGAGCAAGCCCGGCAGCTGTGCGACGACTACGACCCCAGCGAGCGGGAGTTCTACTTTGACCGGCACCCCGGCTTCTTCCTGTGCCTGCTGCACTTCTACCGCACGGGCCGGCTGCACGTGCTCGAGGAGCTGTGCGTCTTCGCCTTCGGGCAGGAGGCCGAGTACTGGGGGCTGGGCGACTGCTTCCTGGCGGCCTGCTGCAGCGGCCGCTACCACGAGCGGCGCCTCGAGCGCCACCGGCGCAGCTGGGACGAGGAGAGCGACGTGAGCAGCGTGGACACGTCCCCCGACGAGATCTCCGACTTCAACCAGGACCTGCGGCGCTACCGCGCCGTGCGCTGCGGGCAGCTGCGGAAGCGCCTCTGGCTGACCATGGAGAACCCGGGCTACTCCCTGCCCAGCAAGCTCTTCAGCTGCGTCTCCATCGGCGTCGTGCTGGTCTCCATCGCGGCCATGTGCATCCACAGCCTCCCCGAGTACCAGGACCGCGACGAGGACGACGTGGCCGTGGCGAACCCGCTCCTGCTGCGCCTCGAGTACTTCTGCATTGCCTGGTTCAGCTTCGAGGTGGCCTCGCGCCTGCTGCTGGCCCCCAGCCTGCCGCGCTTCTTCCGGCACCCGCTCAACCTCATCGACATCGTCTCCGTGCTGCCCTTCTACCTCACGCTGCTCGTGAGCCTCCTGCTGGGCCGGTCCTCGAAGCTGGGCAGCATGGGCAAGGTGGTGCAAGTCTTCAGGCTCATGCGCATCTTTCGGGTGCTCAAACTGGCCCGCCACTCCACCGGGCTCCGCTCCCTGGGGGCCACCCTCAAG CATAGCTACCGGGAGGTGGGCATCCTGCTCCTGTACCTGGCTGTGGGAGTGTCTGTGTTCTCTGGTGTGGCCTACACTGCTGAGAAGGAGGAAGACGTGGGCTTTGACACGATCCCGGCCTGCTGGTGGTGGGGCACCGTGAGCATGACGACCGTGGGCTACGGGGACGTGGTACCCGTGACTGTGGCAGGCAAGTTGGCTGCCTCGGGCTGCATTCTGGGAGGCATCCTGGTGGTGGCTCTCCCTATCACCATCATCTTCAACAAATTCTCCCACTTCTACCGACGCCAGAAAGCCCTGGAGGCGGCCGTGCGGAACAGTGACCATCAGGAGGCCAGCCTCTCCGTGGACGCCTCCAGCACCAAAGAGGGCCCTTCTCAGACTTCCAACGAGACATCTCAGGAGGAGAACTTCCAAGAGCCCAGGCCCCGAGCATCAGATGTGGCCCTCATGTCGTAG